Genomic DNA from Candidatus Palauibacter australiensis:
CCTCACGAGCCGGCCCCGGTCCCCTTCCTCCTGTTCGGCGCGCGCGACGCGGAGCGCATCCACGGCGTGGCGCAGGATCGGGTCGTCCGGCCGCCGCGCCTGCACCTCGGCGAGGATCGCCGCGTACGCATCGAACTGTGCGAGATCCTCTGCCGCATCCTGTGCCTCGTCGTAGATGACGGGCCGGTCCGGCGCGCGGCGGAGCGCCTCGGGGAGGATCTGCAGGATCTTCTCCGCGTACCGCCGGTCGGTCCCGTAGACGCCGGCCCACCGCAGGTCGGTGACGTACGCCTCCCAGGCAGCGGAGTCGTCGGGGTCGAGCTCGAGCGTGCGCTCCCACGCCAGCGCGGCTTCCGCCCGAAGATCGAAGTAGCCGGCCAGCGTGGCGTACTGCCGATGGGCCTCGGCGTCGTCCGGTGATGTCGCGCGCGCCGAGTCGTAGCGGGCCATGGCACGCTCGAATTCGATCGCGTCCTTGTCGGTCGCCGCGTCGGCCATCAGCGCGGCGTGCGAGCGGGCGTCGCCGCAACCCGCGACGATCGTCAGACACACTCCAGCAAGCGTCAGATGCCTCATGGAACTCGCTCCTGTGGACGTTGAGGCGCCAGGCTTTGGTGAGCCGGGATCGGGTCGCGGGAGGTGCGCGTCACGCGGGATCGAGGCTCGGGGTTACGATCAGGGTGAGGACGGGGTCCTCGGCGGAACGGCGCGCCGACCCCAGCACCACTCTCTGGCCATCCCGGATCGTGACGGAGGCGTCGAGCAGGGGCCCGAGCACGTTCATCCGGAAGACCCCTCCCTCAAGCTCCCTCAGGGTCGACGGGCGTGATTCTGCTCCGCTGAGAGTCACCTTTGCACGCACGTTCCTCGTGAAATTGCGTGCACTGACTTCTGCGTGGATCGCCAGCGGCGTTTCCGCATCGTCCGCAACGATTCTCTGGGACCCGGAGCCTCCAACCATGAAGCTCGACGTCTCCGCCAGGCCGACATTCAGCACGGAAGTCGACAGGAGCCGGTATCCCCGGAAGTTGAACAGCTGCCTGAGTTCGCTCACGACGTCACTGATCTCGGGGTCGTCACCGGTGAATCCGTCCGCCTCGACCAGGTGGAAGACGAGCTGCACGTTTTGCACGGTCTCCACGGCATCCTCGCCCTCCTGCGCGGTCGCGATGCCCGCGGGGAGACCGAGGGCCAGCGTCAGGATCAGCGCGCGCCGGAGACGCAGCCACGCGTTGCCGCCCGCCCTCCCGTTCACCCCAGCGCCCATCTTTGCAATTCGCTTGCCGATCATCAGTCACTCTCCTCCGGGTTGAGCAGCCATACGACGGCGATGTCGGGGTCGTTCGTGGGGAAGACCACGAACGGCCGGTCGGCCTCCACGTCCATGTCGCTCACCATGCTCCGCGTGGGGGACGTGAGGGGGCTGCCGTCTTCTTCGATGGCGCCGTTGGGTAACAGGAGCAGGGCCGCCACGACCGCCGCCGCCGCGAGCGGCCCCACCGCCCACCCGCGCCACGCGGGCCGCCGACCCAGGGGCGCGGCGTGCTCGGGGGGCATGGCGGGCAGGTCGTTGCTTACCTGGTTGGCCATCGCCGACAGGACGGCGTGCATGTTCCGTTCGTCGCGAGCGATTCGACCCGCGTGCCGGCGCCCCCGGGCGTCCCGCTCCGTCATCGTTTCCCCTCGGTTCCCCTATCCACGGGTCGCGCCAACATCTCCTTCCGCATCCGGCGCCGCGCGCGCAGCAGGTGGACCCGAAGCGTGTTCGGGTTCATCTCCAGCAGCCGCGCCGCCTCTCCGGGTCTCAGCCCCTGCAGGTCCACCAGGTCGAAGACTTCCCGCTGCATCATGGGCAGTTCCGTCACAAGCGTTCGAATCAGGCGCAGAGTACGCTTCATCTCGATGTCATCCAGCGGATCCTCCAACCCGGGAGCCCGCGACTCGGCCAGCCGCTGTTCCTGCCGCTTCTCGCGCTGGTGATCCAGGCTGGCGTTCCGCGTGATCCGGTACACCCAACTCGTCACCCGGGAGCGACCATCGAAGCTCCCGATCGCACTCAGCGTCTTCATCAGGACGGCCTGCGCGACATCCTCCGCGTCATCCGGATCGCCGGTCATGACCAGGGCCCACCGGCATACCAGGGGACGGAGGGCGCCCGCCAGCCTCTCGCGCGCCCCTCGCTCTCCCTGCCTGGCCCCTTCGACCAGTTCCAGGATCTCTCGGTCGGAGAGCATGGCGCTCCCGGTCCCTTCCCCCTTGCGTGGTTTCGAGAAGTGAGACGGGGAAAGAAGGTAGAGCGTTTACCCGGCGCGCCGTTACGGCGTCCACGTCGTCACCCACCGGTTTCGACCAGGTCGCAGAGGGCGACGGGCGGGATGCAAGTTCGCCGCGCTGGCGCAGGTGCGCCCAGTTCGCGGACCGCGTCGTTGCGACGAGAATCCCTCAACGCCGACGAGAGCGTCTCTTGCGTCGGCCTCGCATGGCAAGGATCGGGTCGATTCGGCATCAGGGGTGTTTCACGTTACAGGAGTTTCCATCAATGATCATTCTCGGGGTTCCATATGAACACGACCGACTACGACCGAATCGAGGCCGCCATCCGCTATCTGGCCATGCATCGCCAGCGGCAGCCAGAGCTCGCGGAATTGGCCGCGCACATCGGTCTGAGCCAAAGCCATCTGCATCGGCTGTTTTCGCGCTGGGCCGGGGTCACGCCAAAGCGTTTTCTCGAATTCCTTACCGTTCAGCACGCGAAGAAGCTGCTCGACAGCTCCGAGTCCGTGCTCGCGACGGCCTATGGCAGCGGGCTCTCAGGCCCGGGCAGGCTGCACGATCACTTCGTAACCGTGGAGGCCGTCACGCCGGGAGAGTACCGGAGCAGGGGCACGGGGCTGACAATCCGCTTCGGCACAGGAGAGTCCCCGTTCGGGCCGGTGTTCGTCGCCTGGACCGAGCGCGGTGTCTGCCGGGTCGGGTTTGTGTCCGACGGGGATGTCTCCGCGGAGAAGGAGGCTCTCCGCCGGGTCTGGGAGCGGGCGTCGCTCAAGGTCGACGAACTGAGGGCAACGGCACTGGCACGGTCCATCTTCTCGGCGCCCTTTGAAGCCGAGAGTCCCCCACTGACCGTACATGTGCGCGGGACCAACTTCCAACTAGCCGTCTGGCGCGCCCTGCTCCGCGTGCCTCCCGGGCAGGTC
This window encodes:
- a CDS encoding RNA polymerase sigma factor, with the translated sequence MLSDREILELVEGARQGERGARERLAGALRPLVCRWALVMTGDPDDAEDVAQAVLMKTLSAIGSFDGRSRVTSWVYRITRNASLDHQREKRQEQRLAESRAPGLEDPLDDIEMKRTLRLIRTLVTELPMMQREVFDLVDLQGLRPGEAARLLEMNPNTLRVHLLRARRRMRKEMLARPVDRGTEGKR
- a CDS encoding methylated-DNA--[protein]-cysteine S-methyltransferase, translated to MNTTDYDRIEAAIRYLAMHRQRQPELAELAAHIGLSQSHLHRLFSRWAGVTPKRFLEFLTVQHAKKLLDSSESVLATAYGSGLSGPGRLHDHFVTVEAVTPGEYRSRGTGLTIRFGTGESPFGPVFVAWTERGVCRVGFVSDGDVSAEKEALRRVWERASLKVDELRATALARSIFSAPFEAESPPLTVHVRGTNFQLAVWRALLRVPPGQVVSYGRLAEEVCSTRAARATGSAVGANPIAFLIPCHRVIRAGGITGNYAGGATRKRCMLAWEASRQSGGGAEME